A genomic stretch from Engraulis encrasicolus isolate BLACKSEA-1 chromosome 10, IST_EnEncr_1.0, whole genome shotgun sequence includes:
- the LOC134457524 gene encoding uncharacterized protein LOC134457524 codes for MVSRRLPTSSKVRWNFHSRAVNTVFEHREDLIKCFHAIRDSGDFDEITVREAGAYARILEDPDFRFFLQLFHQIMPLVDTLYARLQKRSIDSVYIKRCIQRFQEDIQKIRDSLHAMTVEHSSLSLQSRKRVALSSEDHQRIAAEVCDTILGHTRERFQFTDHLICATLLQCDRFEDYQVDFPEEALKTTVKAYPVLDSSRLKTELELLYSNEEFRACSGAVDFLQFFMENNLGELFSETVTLLKILVTTPMTTAEAERCFSTLKRVKTFLRNTMSQDRLNALATLSMERAIVTEMTDFNVKVIDTFSNLKERRAKFLYK; via the exons ATGGTTTCCCGCAGGCTGCCAACTTCCAGCAAGGTCAGGTGGAACTTTCACAGCCGCGCTGTCAACACGGTGTTTGAACACAGAGAGGATCTCATCAAATGTTTCCATGCCATACGAGACTCGGGAGACTTCGATGAAATCACCGTGAGAGAGGCAGGAGCATATGCAAGGATCCTGGAAGACCCAGACTTCAGGTTCTTCCTGCAACTTTTTCACCAGATCATGCCCCTTGTAGACACTCTCTATGCCAGGCTACAGAAGAGGAGCATCGACTCAGTGTACATTAAGAGATGCATCCAAAGATTCCAGGAGGACATACAGAAGATCAG AGATTCTCTCCATGCCATGACAGTGGAGCACAGCAGTCTATCCCTGCAATCAAGAAAACGTGTGGCTCTCTCTTCAGAGGATCACCAACGAATTGCAGCTGAA GTCTGTGATACCATCCTGGGGCACACCAGAGAGAGGTTCCAGTTCACAGACCATCTCATCTGTGCAACCCTCCTGCAGTGCGATCGGTTTGAAGATTATCAAGTGGATTTTCCAGAGGAGGCTCTTAAAACCACAGTGAAGGCTTACCCTGTCCTTGACAGCAGCAGGCTGAAGACAGAGCTAGAACTCCTCTACAGCAACGAGGAATTCAGAGCGTGTAGTGGTGCGGTGGACTTCCTCCAATTCTTTATGGAGAACAACTTGGGGGAGCTTTTTTCAGAGACGGTAACCCTTTTGAAAATACTTGTCACCACACCAATGACGACAGCAGAAGCAGAGAGGTGCTTCTCGACTCTTAAGCGAGTGAAAACATTCCTGAGAAACACAATGTCGCAAGATCGCCTCAACGCACTGGCTACCCTGTCTATGGAGAGGGCCATAGTGACAGAGATGACTGACTTTAACGTTAAAGTCATTGACACATTTTCAAATTTAAAAGAGAGAAGGGCCAAGTTCCTCTACAAGTAG